A region from the Onychostoma macrolepis isolate SWU-2019 chromosome 18, ASM1243209v1, whole genome shotgun sequence genome encodes:
- the tnni1c gene encoding troponin I, skeletal, slow c, whose amino-acid sequence MEELEQETVSRDEEKVKYLSEKLPPLQITGLSMDELQKLCRQLHAKIDIVDEERYDFEAKVNKNNKDIHELKLKVQDLGGKFKKPALRKVRVSADEMMRALLGSKHKGSMDLRANLKSVKKEDIKQEKVMSSEVGDWRKNVEAMSGMEGRKKMFDAAGGGQ is encoded by the exons ATGGAGGAGTTGGAACAGGAGACGGTCAGTCGTGATGAGGAGAAGGTGAAATATCTGAGCGAGAAGCTTCCGCCTCTTCAGATAACTGGCCTCTCAATGGATGAGTTGCAG AAACTGTGTCGGCAACTCCATGCCAAAATTGACATAGTGGACGAGGAGAGATACGACTTTGAGGCCAAAgtgaataaaaacaacaaagat ATCCACGAGCTGAAGCTGAAGGTGCAAGACTTAGGAGGGAAGTTTAAGAAACCTGCCCTGAGGAAGGTGCGTGTGTCTGCGGATGAGATGATGAGAGCGCTGCTGGGCTCCAAACACAAGGGCTCCATGGATCTCAGAGCCAACCTCAAATCTGTGaagaaagaagacattaaacaAGAGAAG GTTATGTCGTCGGAGGTGGGCGACTGGCGTAAGAACGTCGAGGCCATGTCTGGTATGGAGGGCAGGAAGAAGATGTTTGATGCTGCTGGTGGAGGACAGTAA